The following DNA comes from Erigeron canadensis isolate Cc75 chromosome 3, C_canadensis_v1, whole genome shotgun sequence.
CCTTTCAAATTAAGGGATACCAAATTTAAACCAAAAGCAATATAAAGGGGGCTCCAAGATACCATAAACTGAAGGTACTTAATTGTTACATGATTAATTTTGGAGGTTCATGTATTCATTTCATGTGCCTATAAGTAGGGAAGCTATGAGTGGCAATAAGCATCAATCAATTCTTTACATATAGAACAACCAAAAGTATCTCTGTACTACAAATAAGCTCAAGTTTCTTTGAAGTTTTTCTCGTCTGGGCTGCAATGGCTCAGTCAACAGTTTGTCATGTAAGGTTACTCCTACTGTTTATGTTGGTTGCGGCTATTGGTGCAGCAACTCCACCAGGAATTGCTAAAAATCCTAGCCAAGCAACTTGTAAAGACCCGTCATACAAAGAATGCCACAATTTAGTGCATGTTTGCCCTAAGTTTTGCCCTGATAGTTGCACCGTTAATTGTCAATCGTGCAAACCTGTTTGTAATGCATACCCACCTATTCATGTAGATCCAtatccaccaccacctcctccagAACCACAACCTCCCGCACCTCTAACACCACCGTCACCAACTCCTCCCACACCCTCCCCTCTCCCTTCCCCACCGACACCAACACCTTCTGCTCCACCTCCAACcaccccaccaccacctcccCCAACCCCATCTCCACCCACCCCATACACTCCTCCCATCGCACCTTCTAAAGCTAGGTGCAAAAACAGAAACTATCCCCAGTGTTACGGCTATGAGCATGTATGTCCTGCTTCTTGTCCGGATGAATGTGAAGTGGATTGTGTCTCCTGCAAGCCAGTTTGCAGTAAGTTTTTCATCATTCTATTTTCTTTACTTtacgtatatataaaaattaaacttttcaAGTATATCAAGACCAACCTGATGGTCCTAACAGATTTGAAGTTCAGTGCTAACCTTTAATTCTAGCTGAACAAACTACTTATCTGTATGTATGACATATTGCAGATTGTGATATGCCTGGAGCAGTGTGCCAAGATCCTCGTTTTATTGGTGCCGATGGCATCACTTTCTACTTCCATGGTAAAAAGGACAAAGATTTTTGCCTTGTTGCTGATAACAACCTCCATATCAACGGTCACTTCATTGGCAAGAGGAACACAAACATGGGTAGGGACTTCACTTGGGTGCAATCCATTGGGGTTCTCTTCGGCAACAACAAACTACAAATCAGTGCTCAAAAGACTTCCACTTGGGACGACTCCATCGACCGTGTATCCATTGCATTCAATGGGGAAAGCATCCTTCTTCCAGAAACCGAAGGCTCCAAATGGAAATCTTCTACTACTTCCATCACTAGGATTAGTGACACCAACAATGTCGTAGTTGAAGTTGAAAACCTCTTCAAGATCACTGCCAAAGTGGTTCCAATAACAAAAGAAGAATCGAGAATCCATAACTATGATATAACCGATGATGATTGCTTTGCTCATCTTGATCTCAAGTTCAAGTTTTTCTCTTTGAGTAACGAAGTGGACGGGGTTTTGGGACAGACTTACAAGAGCGACTATGTGAGCCAGGTGAAAATGGGGGTGCTAATGCCGGTTATGGGAGGAGACAGGAAATTCAGAAGTGGAAGTTTATTTGCAGCTGATTGTTCTGTGGCTAAGTTTAATGGAAACAATGAAGAAGGTTCAGTTTTGAAAATGCAATTGCCAAGTTTGAGCTGCCAAAGCGGTTTGAATGGCCGAGGTGTCATTTGCAAGAGATAGATTGCTCATCCTCTTGTTACCCTGGactatatatacttatattattacGTCGTGtaatttattcatttaataaAGAATGAATAATAGAATAAGGAACCTTCCAAGTGAATGTTGAATGTAATGTTTCCTTTCATATCCTTGTAGGTATTTCTAGTTATTAAATGTTTGTTACAGCAAAATGCTACACAATTGATGTTATTAAGCCTCTATATATTGGGTTCgaaatttaactcaatctcgTCTTgaaatttaactcaatctcgTCTTgaaatttaactcaatctcgTCTTGACTCAAGGCAAGTACGTCTTGAGATCATTAAGAATTAATATTAAATCCATGCATTACTAACCCAAGGCAATGGGCACACTGCATACCAGCCCGTTAGCAACCAAAATTTAACAACCATTAATGATATTAACCAAGCTAATTATAAAATGTtcagatatataaaaattaaaccgTTTAATCTTCCACATGCCCACCATTTAGCATTTGAACTATTAAACGCATattaaagaaacaaataaaCAGATCCATACCTTGAACCAAAAGTGACATGAAATCGGAGAGAATACCTAAAGGAGGTGGTTATAAATAGGGTTGTAAACGAACTGAATGTTCGATGGACCGTTCGTGAGCAACTTGGAACCAGTATACCCAGGCTTCAATAAATCTGGACTATACCTGAAATTGAAACCCGGGGTTCACAAACCCGGACTAAGCCCCACGTCCAGCTGCACCTCATTCATTAAATATTGACAGACACAAAGTTCACGGATCACATAATCAAGTTTCCCAAACCCCAACTTCACCTCTGCCCCCCTCTGCCATTGTGCCGCTCGCTGGACCCCGCTACCGAGGGCGCTACCCCCGGACCCTCGTTATCTAGGGGTTTTTCCCCTAAGATTACAATAAATTCAAATAAGCATGCACTCCGCACCTCCAAACTAATATGATGTTTTAGggtaaggttcatgtgagaaccgTTCACATGTGAACATAGTGATATTAAGTATAACTTGATCTGTTCATATGTGCacgaatttgttcacatatacaattCACACacgaacatcaagttataatttggatgttctcatggttcttccaattcaaatggttctcacatgaacaTTTTTCTGATGTTTTATTATAACAATATTGGTCAATCAAATTAATCCAATTACAATAAAATATCTAGCAGTTGCTAACCAGAAAATGATTGTGCATTAACGAAATCTATCAAATGCTATATCACAATGCATttgggtttaattttttttattttgagccAAAATCAACCCATACTCACCCAAAAATAATGGTTATGAACTCATATGACAATGAACCATAAGTGGGGGCTTAGGCCAAGAAAAcactttctttcaaaatcagCACTCCATGGATGAACTTTTCACACACCACTAACTTGAGTTTCTTCCTTGCTATTTTGGGGTACAGACACTACACATCCTGCAAGTTATTATTTGTAAGTTTATGATAGCTAGTCGCAGGTCCTAACTTTTAACATACAAGTATACAATAGATCACAAATTTTTA
Coding sequences within:
- the LOC122591856 gene encoding uncharacterized protein LOC122591856 yields the protein MAQSTVCHVRLLLLFMLVAAIGAATPPGIAKNPSQATCKDPSYKECHNLVHVCPKFCPDSCTVNCQSCKPVCNAYPPIHVDPYPPPPPPEPQPPAPLTPPSPTPPTPSPLPSPPTPTPSAPPPTTPPPPPPTPSPPTPYTPPIAPSKARCKNRNYPQCYGYEHVCPASCPDECEVDCVSCKPVCNCDMPGAVCQDPRFIGADGITFYFHGKKDKDFCLVADNNLHINGHFIGKRNTNMGRDFTWVQSIGVLFGNNKLQISAQKTSTWDDSIDRVSIAFNGESILLPETEGSKWKSSTTSITRISDTNNVVVEVENLFKITAKVVPITKEESRIHNYDITDDDCFAHLDLKFKFFSLSNEVDGVLGQTYKSDYVSQVKMGVLMPVMGGDRKFRSGSLFAADCSVAKFNGNNEEGSVLKMQLPSLSCQSGLNGRGVICKR